The DNA region gaaagggggggtttgaataacgttttcagtacaaaactaccaccttaaagattttaacaaatcttttcgagaactaagtgcaaaagatagagatagaaaagcacacaaggattttatcctggttcacttgataaatcactcaagctactccagtccacccgttaaggtgatttcttccttcttagaatgaaggcaatccactaatcaggtaagagttacaactgcacttgaaacctacaagtgactaacaattacactgacttagctcacactaagattcactctcttagtcttctctaggatccgatcaaccttgatctcctaaaggaaaaatcaaacaactgtttgaggttggtgtttacaagggtttgcttctgaataagctgagtgtaaactaaaataaatcacaagatgaaagaaagcttagaatattttgaatgtcttgcgcgtgtgttgcttcttagtttcttagccgcttctttcaatcttcagcctctatatatactccaaggattagggttgagcgttgcatgggaaatgctaccgttggagggcagttctggaaaatccagcttctgctgtggctgagaacgttaggtaggtcgtcaggaaggtacacttgcttttgtacttggatagcgacttgaccttttaacctaggagacttctgatcagaggaatgcttcgtattggaacttgtgaagccggttgatcagagtcagagggaaagcacagatcctctgaccattgtatcttctgattctgaactcagagggaagaacatggccttcagagtttcttgcttctggacttcagagtttccactattcagcttctggatcttcagagtcttctacaccatcggaacatctgaaccttcagtgtttcttggttgtcagaacttctggatcatcagagcttctagcgactgagtcctcatcagagtttgtataacttcagatcttctgaagcttttccactgttcatactgaacatggtgaatgcgaaagcgttgcttgggttaccctttatacacagtgcttctgatttgtgtgaaattgagtcagggtcagagcctgtaaatagcacactcagaaaaacacgttagagtaccacaattgttcatatcaaaaggttaacttgtaatcatcaaaacatagagttgtactactagatcaaaacttgatcttacacccgCTTCATTAGATTGGAGACAGAAAGGAGCTGTCACACCTATTAAGGACCAAGGCCAATGTGGTATGTGTCCTGAACCAACTAACAAAAGTTTAAACTGTTGGGGAAAACATATAAAtcattttatattatacttTTAACACGTctcctcacgcaagagcccattgggcttgaagcgtgaacGAATACACAAATTCACCTACCTTAAGCTCAAACTcaactttttttattagaataatgagGGATACAAAAATCGAACTTTGGACCGCTTGATCATACATGCTTGATGCTCCGATACCATGTCATGaatcaattatcccaaaagtttaaaCTGACTGGGTTAAAACACATAGAtaacttttatattatatttctaatagTACATGTTTGTTTAATAGTTCTTTGGAACTCACAAAAAATCAAGAGTGAAGTGTGTGTTTCATAATTAACTCTGCTTTTGTAACTTGTTGTTTAGGATGTTGCTGGGCATTTTCTGCTGTGGCAGCCACAGAAGGAATCACCAAGTTGAGTACCGGAAAATTGATCTCTTTATCAGAGCAAGAGCTAGTTGATTGTGACACAAAGGGTGTGGACCAAGGTTGTGAAGGGGGTCTAATGGATGATGCCTTCAAATTTATCATGCAAAACAAAGGACTCAACACGGAATCCAAGTACCCATACAAGGGTGTTGATGCAACATGCAATGCAAATGCAGAAGCCAAAGATGCAGCAAGCATTAAGGGGTTTGAGGATGTCCCTGCCAACAGTGAGAGTGCACTGCTCAAAGCTGTTGCTAATCAACCTATTTCTGTGGCTATTGATGCTAGTGGATCCGAGTTTCAATTTTATTCTAGTGGTGTCTTCACTGGATCATGTGGCACTGAGTTGGATCATGGTGTCACTGCTGTAGGGTATGGAAGTGATGGTGGAACCAAATATTGGTTGGTCAAGAATTCATGGGGAGAACAGTGGGGCGAACAAGGATACATTAGGATGCAGAGAGATGTTGCTGCTGAAGAAGGCTTGTGCGGCATTGCAATGCAAGCTTCTTACCCCACTGCATAATGTTAAAATTTTCTACTAAACTACATGTAATAGGTTTGAGTGGCTTACAAGAAATTATAGGTTCAAACCTTGTGTAAGAAAACTATGTAATTATAATTATACGTGTTTAATATATATACAAAAAGGTAAACTATACTGTACATTGCTCACTTCCTGCAAATCAATTTCAGTACATAAAATTGAATCTTATATTCTACTTCCTTTATTTGGAGCAAGGATGCAATAGTAGGATCTGAGTAGAGAATTATAGTATCCATTTCTAAAACTGTATTTCTGTAAATTATGCATACAATCGCGTGGATAGCAACTTCTGTTTCCGTACCTTTGCCAGTTCTGATAATTAGCAAAAGAGTGTTTGCTGCTAGATCCTGACACTCAACCAACCATAATTGAGGTGGTTCAGATTCTTCCAAGTATTTCCCTAGACAAATCTAGGAGGAGAAGAAAATTCCAACGAGCCTTTTTCAGGTGAACACATTTACTATTATATTTTCAGTTCTCAACTGCAGCATATCTAGTTTATTCATTATTTTGAAATGGAGAGTTTGATCCCCTTGACTTCAAAATGTGATGGCTCGTATGCATCAGAAGAGGAAATGGTAGACCTAACTGAGCCTCGGTATGGATCATTTTGCTAGACAAATGCCAATATCCCTTGAAAATATTCAATTGACATGGGTAGAGATGTAGAAGTCCAAAGAACTTATTTTGTGATTGCTGGTACAGTGCAGCTCTGTTGCTTGTACTACCAGCTATTGTGCATAACTCCATGGGATATCTATCGTAGGGGATGCTGCAATCTGGTTTTGAAATTAtgtaaaaaaatcacttttgttTTGAAAGGAATAGCACACAGGTGTTATTAGATATATTCTTGTATAGAGAAGCATATGATGGTAGGAGATTCTGGTTCTTCTTTATTTGGTCATATAAATGAATGTTTTACAATTTTATTTCCGGACTTAACTCTTTAAAGCGAGGGAGTCACTTTagaagataaaataaacaatCATAACTGTTGATTGACAAATTAATGATCGAGAAGTGATCACAAATTCAACCTGGCCTTCTCAATGAACAATTGTGATGGTTTACTTTAATCTTAAAGTAACTCCCTTACTTTAGAGCCTAGGTGCTAAAATCTTTATTTGGTATTGGGACTATTAACCTATGAAATAGTTGAACTGAAATTTCCCAACACAGGTTAAGTAAACTTTGTCTGCTGACATTGCATAAAAGGTTAAGAAACCAGTATTTATTCACTTTGAAAGAAGTTTGTATTGTAGCAAGTTTCAGCCATCAATTAATCAAATGACAGGAATAGGCCCTTCTCCTTTTCTTGAGTATGTTTACCTGTGTTTATTGATAGGCTACAGGTTTTGTGTTGTTTATATGATGAGTGTTAACCAATCATAGATTTTGGGGATTGATTTTATATATACATGGATCTAGGAAATCATTATATATACAGGAACTTAGGAAATACCTTACCAAATAATCCACAATTTTGGTGGTGATCTATATTCCCCATTATATGTAACATTTCAacagtaaaataaaaaagagaattaCGTTCTCTAGAAATGCTGGATAGGTTGCTCTAAACTGAGTTTGTCTGTAAAATGGGAGTGTATTCACTATTACTATAATTTTAAGTGCACTTCTTAACTTGTAAAATTTTAGAGGTAAATACATCcttattttctcaatttattgtCCCAGGTTTCTTCTACCCCCTTGAAGTTAAGTTTGTCATTTAGCAGCAATGTAATATTGTAATAGTCGTTTTTAACTAATCAGCTGCTAATCTGTCCCATTATGTGTCAAATGCCATAACCAGACATAATTTTGGAAGAATACAATTTTGGTCCTTTATGTTTTAAGGGACAAAAAATGAATCTTTCAATCGTCTCTCAAGATACTTTATTTTTTCGGTGTTAAGGTATCCCCACAACAGATAGTCATGAAACTAATCCCCTCCCCACAATCTGTTTAGATTTAAggggaaaaaaataaatgataatgcacaaaaattaaaagataactTATTTAAGGAGGGAAGAAAATCGTAATGTACAAAACTTTAAAATTAACTAatcttaaaataaaaagtaCAAACATCTTAAACTTGAAAAGTCATTAACATAAGATTTAAAAACGTTAAATACTAAGTGTCTAAACTCTTAAGGCTATTTTATAATACAGAAGACCTCTATTCTAATTCCAACTAATGTTGCCATAATATGTCTCACCTTGTTGTGTTGTTCATCTCCAATATCTTTCCATTACATAAACACTAGTTGATTCCACTACGCAGGTGTAGCTTTGATAGTTAATTTGTCATCATAGTAAAAGCCTTAATCTTGGGTCATATTCAGACAGTTTTCTAAGGTACGTTGATGAGCATGTAATGTTAAAACCAGAACAAATTTTCTGATATATATACCCTAGTTGATCTTTGGGACCAACACATCTACTTCTTCACATTTCACTTAGTACTTGTTTTCCATCACTGCCATGGCTTCCAAAACTGTACTTAACATCACTTCATTGGCTTTGCTTCTTGTGTTTGGATTCTTGTCTTTTGAGGCCAATGCTCGCACTCTTGAAGATGCTTCAATGCATGAGAGGCATGAGCAATGGATGGCTCAGTATGGAAAAGTCTACAAGGACTCTTATGAGAAAGAGTTGCGGTCCAAGATATTCAAAGAAAACGTTCAACGCATAGAAGCCTTTAACAATGCTGGAAACAAGTCTTACAAGCTAAGCATCAACCAATTTGCTGATCTCACAAATGAGGAATTCAAAGCCAGAAATAGATTCAAGGGTCACATGTGCTCCAATTCTACAAGGACACCAACATTTAAGTATGAACATGTGACATCAGTGCCAGCTTCATTAGATTGGAGGCAGAAAGGAGCTGTCACACCCATTAAGGACCAAGGCCAATGTGGTATGTTTTTTATGATTCTTTGAAATAAAACTCACATAAATCAATAGTTAATTGTATGTTTCCTGATTAACTTTGCCTTTGTAATTCATTATTTAGGATGTTGCTGGGCATTTTCTGCTGTGGCAGCAACAGAAGGTATCACCAAGCTGAGTACTGGCAAATTGATCTCTTTATCCGAGCAAGAGCTAGTTGATTGTGACACAAAGGGTGTGGACCAAGGTTGTGAAGGGGGTCTAATGGATGATGCCTTCAAATTTATAATGCAAAACAAAGGACTCAACACAGAAGCCAAGTACCCATACCAGGGTGTTGATGCAACATGCAATGCAAATGCAGAAGCCAAAGATGCAGCCAGCATTAAGGGGTTTGAGGATGTCCCTGCCAACAGTGAGAGTGCACTGCTCAAAGCTGTTGCTAATCAACCTATTTCTGTGGCTATTGATGCTAGCGGATCTGagtttcaattttattcaagtGGTGTCTTCACTGGATCATGTGGCACTGAATTGGATCATGGTGTCACTGCTGTTGGGTATGGAAGTGATGGTGGAACCAAATATTGGTTGGTCAAGAATTCATGGGGAGAACAGTGGGGTGAACAAGGATACATTAGGATGCAGAGAGATGTTGCTGCTGAAGAAGGCTTGTGCGGCATTGCAATGCAGGCTTCTTACCCCACTGCATAGTTGTTAAACTTTGCTACTAAACTATGTGTAATAGTAATGGGTTTGTATAGCTCACAAGAAATTATAGGTCCAAACCTTGTATCACTATTGTATATGTAATTATATTTGTATGTGTTTAATATCTATACAAAAAGGTAACTTATACTTTATTTTGCTCAGTTCCCGCAAATCAATTCGGGTGCATTAAATTGAACCTTATATTCTATCTGCATTATTTggagtagggatggcaatggaaGGATTTGAGTGGGAGGATTATAGTTGTAAGAAATAATTCATAACCAAGAGATCAACTAAGACcttaacaaaattaaagaacaaatcaagtGAAGAGCAAACCTCATACATCCATTTTTATTATCTACACCCCTAGTCTCATTTTTATTCTTAAAATTTTAAGAGAACTCTTTTCTAgcgttactttttttttgtcttaatcAAGCTATTCTCACAATCAGTTAGCTAATTCATCGCCTCACGGTCAGCGCATTAAACAGTAGGGTACTAATTAATGCGTTTTTTCCTTTGAGATTTGAATCCTTAATCACTTACTTAAGGGACGAAGTCTGAACCACTAAGCAAACTCACATGACTTCTAGGGTCTACTTGTTTTTTGTTGTGAATATGAAAAATAAGCAAAAGAGCTAAACGCTAACATCTCCCTAGCCAATAAGGGCAAAACTAAATCAGGAGGAGTCACTAAATCTATCATAGCACACTGAGACTGTCTCCGCGCCAACTCCTCCCAAGCAATCCACAGGTGCATAGGCTTCACAAGGCACATGCTGGATACAAACTTCCCAAGCATGCGAGAGCAAAAGGTGCAAGTCAAGCAAACAGAGCAAAGCACTACTATACACGTGAAAATCAAACCGGTTAAAAGAACTTTTAAAtgattgataaaaaataaaataatttgttttctgGTGAATTAAAATAGTTTGTAAGAAAAATAGAGCCCAGGCCCATGAAAAACGGCCCAATGAGTAACTGTGTTTCCCAAAACGCACCGTTTCTTGTTCGGACATTTACATCatgtgaaaaacaaaacaacaaacattagGAAGTGAAGCAAAGAAACCTGGTACTACTAGTAGTAGTGAAGAAGCCACTCACCGCCGTTGGGTAATGGCCGGCAAAGCTGGAGCCACTCCGGCGACATACTCGCCGTCTCCGACCACCGATAAGAAGAAAACTTCTCTCATCAAGGAAGATTGGGTCCGACCCGATGGCCGCGGCTTCCACCAGTGCAGACCTGCCTGTAATGCAATTACTTGCAACCCTAATGACATTTGGTTCATCACAatagtttatttgtttattaaTCTTTGTTTCATTCAGCATAGTGTAAGGTTTTTATATGTAAATGTAATGTATATAGTTTATACTCTATAGTTGTTTCTGATACAGGAAGTGGACAGTTTCTATTATGCTGATTGCATGATTGATTATGTATGTAAGGGTCTAATTGCATGAATTTTGAGGTGCATGTGATTATGTGAAGTCATGGAAGAAGATTAGATAACTTTGATTGTGTTTTAGTTGCACTATTTTATGGTTAAAGCACACTAATATTTGGTGACTTGCAGTTTTCAGGACTGGTGCTGTGAATGCTGCATCAGGATCTGCTTATGCTGAGTTTGGAAACACAAAAGTCATTGTATCTGTGTGAGTGCTTTCTTTTAAGTTTGCACTTCAATCACCTTGTTGTAGAATCCTGTTTTTGTTTGTTATGTTTTTCTTCCTAATgtgagttttatttatttatttgtatttGTTAATTTAGTTTTGGGCCGAGAGAAAGCAAGAAGGCCATGCTGTACAGTGATGTAGGGCGTCTGAATTGCAATGTCAGCTATACAACGTTTGCAACTCCAGTTCGTGGACAGGTATATAAAATGTTTATTCTTGTAATTTTTGCATTATTCTACTTCTTGGATATATCAAGTAGCTTTTAATATCTTATATCTCACAAAGTTAGGGTTCAGACCACAAAGATTACTCTGCGATGCTTGATAAAGCTTTGGGGGGTGCAATAATATTGGAATCTTTCCCCAAGACGACTGTGGATGTTTTTGCACTGGTGCTGGAATCTGGCGGAAGTAAGCTtaaattttcatatttggtttcaTATGTAATTCATCATGATATTGTTTTCTAGGGTTTGAATTGTAAGGGAAAAAATGTGCTGCCTGAATGTATATTAGAAGAAATACAATAGAAAAGGAAGTCTAAGTTTATAGTTATTTTTGTGTTACCTTGTCATTCAATGATTGCTTTGCTTCAATTGGTGTTGGAAGAGGCATTTTGCATTAGCATATATTTGTTTGGTACTTTGGTTAACTACGAGGTGTGATTCAGTTGGTACTTGGTAGCCTAAGCTACACAGCAGTGAAGTTCACCCGCTATGCAGGTGTTTGAATCTCAATAGACACACCTTGTGGTCAAAGTGACGACATGGGGCACCTGAGTGGGGACCATTCCCACACTTTTAGGTGTTGGGATAGCTCATGGGAAACAAAAACTGTAGTTTCTTTGGTGCAATTAGTTTAATCCATATATTATTCGACAGAGGCAGCTATGTACATAAGGGGTTACAAAATATGCTGTTGTGTACATATGGTGCCCCTGCTTCTttccctcccccccccccccgtacCCCCCCCCCATAAGTGAGCTGTTTTTATGGACACTTTAAACGTAAATATTATGAAAGAGATAGTCTTTTTGGTAGTCTGGTTCTTAGAGAACTTGATAGAGATGCAGCTACATCCTTTGGATTTTATAATTGGAAGAGAGTAATAATGAATTATTCTGCTTAATATTTGGATCCGTTAGAGTTACAATTTAGTTGAATATCTAAGCAAAAAATGTTCTACCTGATTTTTCCGCCATGTTTCTAGCAGTAATAATATTATTGAGCTTGTGGCAGGTGATCTCCCAGTTGTCATATCATGTGCTAGCCTTGCCTTGGCAGATGCTGGAATAATGATGTATGATCTTGTAGCCTCAGTTTCTGTGGTATGGACCTTACTCGCCTTTGCACTTTTCTGTAATTTCTACATGCTTTTTAGGGTGCTAAAACTGTGTCTTCCATTTTTATACTTCTCTTGTAATTTAAATATACTGTAATATCATCTTCTactttccttttctcttctgaTTTCTGACTTAGCACCAGCATCACACATTTCATGCATCTTTAAATTACTTATTCATATATACATTTGTCTTCTGGGGCCTAAAAGTACTGTTTTTAGACAATTTTTTAGTTATTCCAATCCAACTACAGTCTATGGATACTAAATTTTGTGGCATAGTTGCATGTGTGTGCGCGAGCCATTTTTCTTGGGTGATGTTTCTGGATATGTTAATTCTAGGTTTACCTTCACAAAGTCATTATGACCAATGAGACCATCATGATAGTGCCAAACAACCCTCAATTACTAAAGTCTACAATAGAAGGAGGTGAGGAACAGAAATGTAATAGGAGTTCTATTGTTTTGTAGATGTTTGAGCAAGTAGTCTGTGAGTTACTCCTCTGTAGTGTTAGTTTGTTACTCTTTTGTACTGGCAGTTGGTGTAAGTGCAATTACTAGGCTAATAAATAAGGAGAGGACAAGGGGGGTAAGTATCGGTTCATTGGACTAGAAACTAGAAAGGAATTGGTAGAGAAACTGGGGTCTCTCAAATTTTCCCCAGAAGTTGTATTCTGTGGCCGCATTTAGCTGTTCAGGAACTACATAAT from Lotus japonicus ecotype B-129 chromosome 2, LjGifu_v1.2 includes:
- the LOC130740389 gene encoding senescence-specific cysteine protease SAG39-like — encoded protein: MASKTVLNITSLALLLVFGFLSFEANARTLEDASMHERHEQWMAQYGKVYKDSYEKELRSKIFKENVQRIEAFNNAGNKSYKLSINQFADLTNEEFKARNRFKGHMCSNSTRTPTFKYEHVTSVPASLDWRQKGAVTPIKDQGQCGCCWAFSAVAATEGITKLSTGKLISLSEQELVDCDTKGVDQGCEGGLMDDAFKFIMQNKGLNTEAKYPYQGVDATCNANAEAKDAASIKGFEDVPANSESALLKAVANQPISVAIDASGSEFQFYSSGVFTGSCGTELDHGVTAVGYGSDGGTKYWLVKNSWGEQWGEQGYIRMQRDVAAEEGLCGIAMQASYPTA
- the LOC130740390 gene encoding exosome complex component RRP41-like, with protein sequence MAGKAGATPATYSPSPTTDKKKTSLIKEDWVRPDGRGFHQCRPAFFRTGAVNAASGSAYAEFGNTKVIVSVFGPRESKKAMLYSDVGRLNCNVSYTTFATPVRGQGSDHKDYSAMLDKALGGAIILESFPKTTVDVFALVLESGGSDLPVVISCASLALADAGIMMYDLVASVSVSCLSKNLVIDPISEEENCQDGSIMITCMPSRYEITQLTVTGEWSTPKINEGMQLCLDACAKLAKVMRSCLKEASDSQD